A genomic stretch from Chiloscyllium punctatum isolate Juve2018m chromosome 40, sChiPun1.3, whole genome shotgun sequence includes:
- the dcun1d3 gene encoding DCN1-like protein 3 — MGQCVTKCRNPPSSLGSKTGDKEPGSKSHVKKTASPGEEFSSMCAKASGDILANGTKKTDVVESTQPQLAHSGDSKKEESFSYHEEFSLKRAEELFSRYKDAHEDAILEEGMEWFCNDLSVDPTEFIVLLLAWKFQAATMCKFTRKEFVEGCKALNADSIDGIRARFPSLMNEAKVEDKFKDLYRFTFQFGLDSEEGQRSLRREIAVALWKLVFTQNVPFILDQWLSFLTENPPGIKGISRDTWNMFLNFIQVIGPDLTNYSEDEAWPSLFDTFVEWEMERRRKEGLAEEPLHLVTEAANVEMFGQIATDYQVTDDE; from the exons ATGGGCCAGTGTGTCACCAAGTGCAGAAACCCCCCTTCATCTCTGGGCAGTAAAACTGGAGATAAAGAACCTGGGAGCAAATCACATGTTAAGAAAACTGCCAGCCCTGGTGAAGAATTTAGCTCGATGTGTGCAAAAGCTTCTGGTGATATACTTGCCAATGGAACAAAGAAAACTGATGTCGTGGAATCAACCCAGCCCCAACTCGCTCACTCTGGAGACAGTAAAAAAGAAGAATCGTTTTCATATCATGAGGAGTTCTCTCTTAAGCGTGCGGAAGAATTGTTTAGCAGGTATAAAGACGCTCATGAGGATGCCATCTTAGAGGAGGGCATGGAGTGGTTTTGCAATGACCTTTCTGTGGATCCTACTGAGTTCATAGTGTTGTTGTTAGCGTGGAAGTTTCAAGCGGCTACTATGTGCAAGTTTACCAG GAAAGAATTTGTTGAGGGGTGCAAGGCATTAAATGCAGACAGTATTGATGGAATCCGTGCCAGATTCCCAAGCCTTATGAATGAAGCCAAAGTTGAGGACAAGTTCAAGGATTTGTATCGATTTACGTTTCAGTTTGGGCTGGACTCTGAGGAAGGTCAGCGATCGCTACGGAGGGAAATAGCTGTTGCTCTTTGGAAACTGGTGTTCACACAGAACGTACCTTTCATATTGGACCAGTGGCTGAGCTTCTTAACTGAAAACCCACCCGGAATAAAGGGAATCTCTCGAGATACGTGGAATATGTTCTTGAATTTTATTCAGGTGATAGGTCCCGATCTTACAAACTACAGCGAAGATGAGGCCTGGCCAAGCCTGTTTGACACATTTGTAGAGTGGGAAATGGAGCGGCGAAGGAAAGAAGGGCTGGCTGAAGAACCGTTACACTTAGTTACAGAGGCTGCAAATGTGGAAATGTTCGGACAAATTGCTACAGACTACCAAGTAACAGATGACGAGTAG